GTCTCGGCGCGGTTCCTGCCGACATAGATCGCGAGCTGGTTGGTCGCCGTGAGCTTCGATGGATCGCGCCCGGCTTCCCTCGCGAAGGCCTGGACCTTCTGCCAGGATTTGGTGAAGCTCTCGGGCGTGTAGAAATAGGTCAGCCAGCCGTCGCCCACCGTGCCCGCGCGCTTGAGCACGGCGTCCACGTAGCCGCCGATGAGGACGGGCGGCCGCGGGCGCTGGGTGGTGCGGGGCACCAGGACCGCCTCGCGCAGGTTGAACTCGTCGGCCTTGAGGGTGACGCGCTCTTCGGTCCAGAGACGCAGGAGGATGTCGAGGTTGCGCTCGAAGATCCTGCCGCGCTGTTTGAAGGGCACGCCGACGGCGTCGAACTCGCGCGCGTACCAGCCCGCGGCCACGCCCAGGATCAGCCTGCCCCCTGAGATGACGTCGAGGCTGCCGAGGGC
This DNA window, taken from Candidatus Methylomirabilota bacterium, encodes the following:
- a CDS encoding TIGR03619 family F420-dependent LLM class oxidoreductase, with protein sequence MTQFGLAIRNFVGPGEVPDVKALYAYAERAEALGFESLWAWDHVLLGVEPSFPIIDSITTLGAIAARTSTIKLGTGVLVLPLRNPVVAAKALGSLDVISGGRLILGVAAGWYAREFDAVGVPFKQRGRIFERNLDILLRLWTEERVTLKADEFNLREAVLVPRTTQRPRPPVLIGGYVDAVLKRAGTVGDGWLTYFYTPESFTKSWQKVQAFAREAGRDPSKLTATNQLAIYVGRNRAET